The window TCCAGCATTTGCTGCTGATCATGGTCGCCCCGGTGTTGTTGCTCCTGCCTAACCCGCTGCCCTATCTGCTGTGGGGCTTGCCGGGGCGGGCGCGGCTGGCGGCGGGGCGCGGGTTGAATAGCCTGATTCACAAGGAATCGGCCGTTGGCCGTGTCCTGCGCAAAATGACCGGGCCGGGGGCGGTGTGGTTCATCATGATCGCCTTCATCATCGGCTGGCACGATCCCGGCATGTACAACGCCGCGTTGCGCAGCGAACTTGTCCACGACCTGGAACACCTGACCATGTTCGCCGCCGGGATGCTGTTCTGGTGGACGGTGCTGGGCGTGGGGCCGCGGCTGCACAAGAACCTCAGTCGCCCGGCCAAGATCGCCTTCGTCATCGCCGCCATCCCGCCCAATATGGCCCTGGGGGCGGCGCTGGCCTTTAGCCGGCAACCCATTTACACCTACTACAGCGATATGCCCCGCCTATGGGGCATCTCCGTGCTCGATGATCAGCGCCTCAGCGGCATCATCATGTGGATTCCGGGCAGCATGATGTATTTTATGATTGCCCTGGCGCTCATCTTCCTGATCCTGTCGGGCGAAGGGCGCAAACCGGCGTTGGATCAGGAAATATGGTCAGCCGACGAATCGCTGATCGCCCCGGGCGTCGGCCGGTAGAGAGTGTATGAAAACACAAGTGGGGAGAGTGGCGCGGGCGCTGGTCGGCCGCCGCTGGTGGTGGGTCACATTGCTGGTGTTAGCTCTGATGGCCTTGCTGGCCCGGTTGGGCTTTTGGCAACTGGATCGGCTGGCGCAGCGGCGCGAAGCCAACGCCCAACTCCAGGCCGCCATCGAGTCAGCGCCCATTGACCTGAACGCGGCGTTGGCCGAGTTTGCCGGCCTCGCGCCGGATGAGGTCGAGGCGGGTCTGGCGAACCGCAATGTGGTGATGCGCGGCGCGTATGACTTTTCGCAGCAGCGGGTGGTGAAGCTGCAAAGCTGGCAAGGGCAGGCCGGCGTCCATCTGCTCACGCCCTTCGTTTTGGAGGGCACGGATACGGCCGTGCTGGTCAATCGTGGCTGGATACCGGACGCCGAGCACGCCGCCGGGCTGGCCTTCGACACGCCGGCTGGGCGGCAAACGCTGACCGGCTACGTGGCCCTGACCGAGACGATCAGCCGCCGCACGGTCGACGCCGTCGTCCCTGCCACTCTTGGCGAAGAACTCTTCCGGGTCGACGTGGCCGCGCTGGGCGAGGCGATGCCGTTGGCCTTGTTGCCGTTCTACGTGAAACTGGACGCGCCCGAAGCGACGGCCGCGCAACTGCCGGTTCCCATCCCCAAAGAGGTCGATCTGTCCGAGGGGCCGCACCTGAGTTATGCGGCGCAATGGTTTATCTTCTCGCTAGGGCTGGGTATCGCCTACGTGGTCTTCGTCAATCGCTCGCTGGCGCAGGAAGACCGCCAAGCACCGGCTGAAAGCGCCGCCATATGAGTTAGCTGTTAAAACATTGTCACCAAGTTGACACCTTTGGGTCACTCGTTAAAATTGCGACGGCTCAACCCAAAACCTGAAACCGGTAATCAATCGCCAGGGCGGTTCTCCCGCTGAAAATAAAAAGGGTCATATGACTTCAATCGATCGGCACACGGATACGACAGGACGATGGCGCGAGGGCCTTCTCTCCCTGATGTTGGTCTGGGCCATGCTTCTCGTTGCCAGTATGGCCGTGCTCCAGGCCGACCTCATCGACGGCCTCCACATCCTGCCCATCGTCGCCACGCTGGCGCTGTTGGCCGGTTGGCTGCTGGGCAAGAGCGTCTTCTCTGAACGCACCGCCCACTTCTTCGCCCTGGTCTATGGGCTATTCATCGTCTTCTACCTGGTGGGCACGACGCTGCCCTTCGATGGCCCCTGGCGCGAGCGCATCCTGGAGTTGCTCGGCCGGCAATTCGACTGGCTGCAAAAAGCGTTCGACGGCGGCACAAGCCGGGACGGCATCATCTTTGTCATCCAGACCACGGCCGTCTTCTGGCTGTTGGGCTATCTGGCCGGCTGGTATACCTTCCGCCAGGCCCACGTCTGGCGCGTGGTCGTGCCGACGGGCATTGTGCTGTTGAGCGTCGTCTATTACTACAATGGCCCCCGGCCCCTGCTGCTCTATCTGGCTGTCTATACTCTCCTGGCCTTGCTGTTTATCGCCATTACCCACGTGACGGCCGAGGAGCGCGGCTGGCGCAGCGCCGCCGTGCGTTTCGACCGGGGGATACAGTTCGACTTTTTGCGCGCCGGGCTGGTGGCGGCGCTGCTGGCGCTGCTCCTGGCCTGGAGCCTGCCGGGATTGAAGGCCAATACTTCGATCAGCGCGGCCATGGCCGGCGCGGGCGGGCCGTGGCGCGCCTTCCAGGATACCTGGACGCGCCTCTTCTCGTCGCTGCGCTCCTATGGCGCGGGCACGTCCGATCCCTATCAGGATACGCTGGTGCTGGGCGGGCCGCGCACCGTGGGCAACACGCTGGTCATGGACGTGCAGGTCGCCAAGGAACTGCCCTATGGCGTCTATTGGCAGGCCATCGCCTACGACACCTATGAGGATGGCGGCTGGCGGGCCACCGAGAGCGACCTGGATGAGTTGATTCATTATCCCGACGATGGGCCGCTCGACGTGCCCTTCTCCACGTCGCGTACGGTCATCACCCAGACGGTCACCAACTATCTGCCCAACTCCAGTTTTCTCTATGCCGCGCCGGAAGTGATCAGCAGCGACCGGCAGATGGTCGTCGATGCCACATTCGACCCCAACGGCCGCACGCTGATCACCTCGCTGCGCTCGCGCTTCATCTTGCGGCAGGGCGACCAGTATCAGGTCACCTCGCGCGTGTCGCTGGCCGACGGCAACAGCTTGCGCGCCGCGTCCACCACCTACCCGCAGTGGGTTCAGGATCGCTATTTGCAACTGCCGGACACCATCAGCCCGCAAACGTTGGCCCTGGCCGAGGAGCTAACCGCCGGCCTGACCAATCCCTACGACAAGGCGATTGCCGTGCGCGATTATCTGCGGGCCAACATCGACTACAACGACCAGATCGCCGCCGCGCCCGAGGGCGTCGATCCGGTGCATTACACCTTGTTCGACCTGGGCGAAGCGTATTGCACCTATTACGCCTCGGCCATGGCGGTGATGCTGCGCGCACAGGGCATCCCCACCCGCATCATCAGCGGCTACGCCCTGGGCGAGTACGACGAGGCCCAGCAGTCCTATCGCGTGCGCGCCGTCAACGCCCACTCCTGGGTCGAGGTCTACTTCCCCGATTACGGCTGGATTCATTTCGAGCCGACGCAGACCATCCCGGTGGCCGAGCGGCCGTCGGCGGGCGGCGGCGAGCTGACGAGCGTGGTGGATGAGGCCCTGGCCCCCGACCCGGAGAGCCTGCTGCCCCCCGAAGACCAGCTCGACGTTGAACGGGCCGATGGTTTGCTGGGCGGCGTGGGCGATGAGAGCGCCAACCAGGGGCTTCTGGGCCGCGCCGGTGTCTGGCAAATCCTGGTGGGGCTGGCCCTGCTGGGGGTGTCGGGGGCCACGATCCTGGCCGGCGTGCGCTATAACCGGCGGGTCGAGGGGGACGTGGATCGCAGTTATATTCGCCTGGGCGAATGGGCCGGCTGGTTGGGCCTGCCCTGGCGGACGACGCAGACGCCCTATGAGCAGGCCGACACGCTCGTGGCCCTGGTGCCGGAAGGGCAAAAGCCGGTGCGCAGCCTGACCCGCCAATACGTTTTGCAGCGCTTCAGCCCGGCGAAGGAAGCGGAAGGGGATTTCGATGCCCATCAGGAGTGGCGCGACCTGCGGCCGATGCTCTTGCGCAAGCGGCTGACCCAGCTCCTCAGCCGGCCGCCCAAGAAAAAGTGATCGACCGGACAGGTGGGCGAACGCCGT is drawn from Candidatus Promineifilum breve and contains these coding sequences:
- a CDS encoding SURF1 family protein, producing MKTQVGRVARALVGRRWWWVTLLVLALMALLARLGFWQLDRLAQRREANAQLQAAIESAPIDLNAALAEFAGLAPDEVEAGLANRNVVMRGAYDFSQQRVVKLQSWQGQAGVHLLTPFVLEGTDTAVLVNRGWIPDAEHAAGLAFDTPAGRQTLTGYVALTETISRRTVDAVVPATLGEELFRVDVAALGEAMPLALLPFYVKLDAPEATAAQLPVPIPKEVDLSEGPHLSYAAQWFIFSLGLGIAYVVFVNRSLAQEDRQAPAESAAI
- a CDS encoding cytochrome c oxidase assembly protein — its product is MDPVARAALASWDWRPEVIVGVLLLGTLFWVGWRRLRAISGRSRGRRALGAGWRPVSYTAGLLVIALALMSPLDVLVQQLFFMHMIQHLLLIMVAPVLLLLPNPLPYLLWGLPGRARLAAGRGLNSLIHKESAVGRVLRKMTGPGAVWFIMIAFIIGWHDPGMYNAALRSELVHDLEHLTMFAAGMLFWWTVLGVGPRLHKNLSRPAKIAFVIAAIPPNMALGAALAFSRQPIYTYYSDMPRLWGISVLDDQRLSGIIMWIPGSMMYFMIALALIFLILSGEGRKPALDQEIWSADESLIAPGVGR
- a CDS encoding transglutaminase TgpA family protein, yielding MTSIDRHTDTTGRWREGLLSLMLVWAMLLVASMAVLQADLIDGLHILPIVATLALLAGWLLGKSVFSERTAHFFALVYGLFIVFYLVGTTLPFDGPWRERILELLGRQFDWLQKAFDGGTSRDGIIFVIQTTAVFWLLGYLAGWYTFRQAHVWRVVVPTGIVLLSVVYYYNGPRPLLLYLAVYTLLALLFIAITHVTAEERGWRSAAVRFDRGIQFDFLRAGLVAALLALLLAWSLPGLKANTSISAAMAGAGGPWRAFQDTWTRLFSSLRSYGAGTSDPYQDTLVLGGPRTVGNTLVMDVQVAKELPYGVYWQAIAYDTYEDGGWRATESDLDELIHYPDDGPLDVPFSTSRTVITQTVTNYLPNSSFLYAAPEVISSDRQMVVDATFDPNGRTLITSLRSRFILRQGDQYQVTSRVSLADGNSLRAASTTYPQWVQDRYLQLPDTISPQTLALAEELTAGLTNPYDKAIAVRDYLRANIDYNDQIAAAPEGVDPVHYTLFDLGEAYCTYYASAMAVMLRAQGIPTRIISGYALGEYDEAQQSYRVRAVNAHSWVEVYFPDYGWIHFEPTQTIPVAERPSAGGGELTSVVDEALAPDPESLLPPEDQLDVERADGLLGGVGDESANQGLLGRAGVWQILVGLALLGVSGATILAGVRYNRRVEGDVDRSYIRLGEWAGWLGLPWRTTQTPYEQADTLVALVPEGQKPVRSLTRQYVLQRFSPAKEAEGDFDAHQEWRDLRPMLLRKRLTQLLSRPPKKK